The nucleotide sequence GAGGTAACAGGGATTAAAGTTTGGCAATCTTCAGCCGAAGATAGAGAGAGCTTAATTAATTGGATTAATAGTTACCGGCAGGAATACGAAAATAATAAAACCGAGTGGATTAAAACTCTGAATTATCGTTTAAATGAACTATCAGAAATTCTCCAGATTGATGAACTTTTAGAACTCCTTCCCCTATCTTGCAATCGCTTAATCATAATTCCCCATTGGTTTTTACATATTATTCCCCTTCATTGTTTACCCTTACAAAATGGACAATTTCTCTATCAACGCTTTTCTAAAGGTGTAGTATATGTTCCCAGTTGCCAACTTTTAAAACTCGTAAAATCATCACAGCGTGAAAACTTTGAGCGTCTTTTTGCCATTAAAAACCCCACCAGAAAAGGACTAAAACCCCTCTTAGGAGCAAATTTAGAAATAGAGAGAATTAGTCAAGGATTTGAGGCAGAAAAAACCATTATTATTGGTGAATTAGAAGCCTCAGAACAAACCCTAGAAAACCGTCGTCAAGAATTACAAGCCTCCCATTGTCTTCACTTTTCATGTCATGGCAAATTTAATAATGACTCCCCTAGAGACTCAGCATTAATGTTAGCAGATCCAGAAGGTAACTTAGGAGAATCAGCTAACCTAACCCTAGCAGAAGTCTTTGAAAAACTTGATTTAAGAGAATGCCGCTTAGTCACTTTTTCGGCTTGTGAAAGTGGTATAATAGAAAGTAAAACCGATAATATTAGTGATGAATATGTTGGTTTACCAAGTGGTTTTTTATTTGCAGGGAGTTCTAGTGTAGTTAGCACTCTTTGGACAGTAGATCCCCTAGCAACAGCTTTATTTATGACTAAATTTTATCACAGTCTTAAACGAATTTCTATCCGCGATAAAGAAAGTATTGCTATTGTTTTGAATAACACTCAAACATGGTTAAGAAACCTCAGCAGCAGAAGATTAGCGAGAATTAAAAAGAGCGAAAATTTTCAGCAATTACTCGCTCAAGTATTTCCGAGTAAACGTGATAGAAAAAAATTTCAAGACTTATTAGAAGCTGCGGTTAAACGTCAACCCTATCCCTTTGAAAATCCCTATTATTGGACAGCATTTATAGCAACAGGGATTTAAGAGTCAGAAGAATTTTGACAAAACTTATCCATTCCTTTCTCTTGAATATAAATAATCACAACAGTTGATAACAGTGTTGCTACTCCCGGCGGACACATAAAAGATACTGCTACCATCTCTGTTAAAGTAGGAATAAGTGCGGGTAAATATTTTTCTCGCAAAGCTTCATACTTCGGTTGACAAATAGAATCACGACATTTATTAAGAACAATAACAAACCAACGGAAATCAGCATTATCTTCTACTCCTTCAATACCGTTACGAGTAGCAATAGATTCAGCCGCATCCGCTAAGTATCCCTCCCATTCTTCAATGACATCAAGCGCGGCTCAAGCGTCAGGATTATCCGCTAACTCAGCACGATATTTGGCAATTTGTTCCGGTGTTAATTGAATTTCATTTTCCATTGTGTCATCTTAAAGCTAAAACCATTTTCCTCATTATCTCACCTTATTAGTTTTTTGCGCCGTTATTCTTGTGATTGCGTCTTATCCGTCGCCGTTCCGCGCTTATAATCAAAATTGATGTCAATAATCTCTTCATATTTAATTTTAGCCAAATAAAATACTAGAATTAAATTTTAATATTTTAGCACACTAAGTACGGAAGAACCTATTATCCTGATGCTAAATCTGATGTGTTTGCTATGTTCATTGAACGAATTAATCAATGGACTCATCAAAACAGTTATATTGGGTTAATTACGCCGTTTGTCTGGATGTTTATTTCTAGCTACGAGAAATTAAGAGAAAAAATATTAAACTCTTTTACTATTACGTCATTGATTCAGCTAGAATACAATGCCTTTGAACCTGCTTGTATTCCTGTTTGTACTTTTACGTTAAAGAAACCTGCCAATAAAGAAGAACTAGGAACATATATAAAATTATCGGATTTTAAAGGACATCAGAACCAAGCCCCAAAAACGTTAGAAGCGATTAATAATCCGAATTGTTGCAAGACGAACTCACCCCCGAAGTACCCGACGAACAAATAACCATCCGTCGCGCCGACTTATCCCGTGATCTTCGTTCCTTTATCTCTTATGCAAAGGAGCAGACAAAGCGATAATGTTTCAACGTCATCTCGGTTTTACCAGAGAAAATTATGAAACTCTTCTTGAACAAATTAGCACTCAAGTTCTTGAAGCTGAGGCTATTGTAGGAATATCCGATGAACATGGACAACGTTATCAGGTAGATTTAGAAATAAAAGGGATTAAACCCGGAATGCAGGAGATAGTACGAACTGCCTGGATAGTACAGCCTGATAGTGATATCGCTAAATTAGTCTCCCTATATGTGAGGAAACGATCATGATTGAGCCAGAATTATTTGATGTCATTGAACTTTTGAGGGACTTACCTGATTATCAGCTTAAAGCAGGACAACAGGGAGCGATCGTAGAATGTTATGAGAATGGTAAATTTGAAGTAGAGTTTAGCGATTCCGATGGGGAAACCTTAGCTTTATGTCCCCTATCTTCTGAACAATTTATCGTAGTCTGGAAAGCTAAAACAAAGCAATGGCTATCTCTGGCGGAGAAAGTAGCATCGGTGGTATTTCATTTATCAGACGAACACAGGCGAGAAGTTTTAGACTTTGCTCGTTTTTTATATCAAAGGTAATCTAAAATGGCTCCAGTTGAACTGACTCGAAAAGGAATTAACGCTTTCGTTAACGCATTAGGATATGTAGATGCTGTGAAGTTTATTCGTCAGTTTGCTCGAGGAAGTGGAGACTATACCCAAGAACATTTATTTTGCTGTATGAGTTGCCGTTCTATTCCCAATCCGCTTTCATTGGGATAACTCGCATTTGTCATCTTTTCCAGAATGCCGAGGAATTCTTCAACACGACCTTTACCTCATCGGGTGCAGCTATACCCCTAGTCTTCAACACCCTACGGGCGCTCTATATCGTTTATCTAGCAGTTGCCTTCATCGGTGTGTTCAACTCCGTGCGACAAGACGAAGACTGGGTAGCCGCCGCACGGACTCCTATTTTAGTGGTCAGTCGGTTACACTGAAAATTGAATCGTGCCGCTACTTTATTAATGTCTCAATCCGTCATCGAGCCTCCCTTTATGCCGCCTAAATCTCCCACCCAGTTTGAGGCAATGGGCTATCTCTTCGGCCAGTTCGAGACAGCACTACCAGTCGAGCATCAGGGTAAACGAAAAGGAAATTTACAACTTTTTGACGGTACTAAACTCCCGGCTTAGGTAATTCCATGTCAACAAATAGTCGTTTTCTTGTGACTAAAACTGTCTCTCCCGTGAGGGGATTTACTCCTTCTTTCTGATAAGATTCCCAATACAAGCCTACTCCTCGTTTCTGCCAGTTAGGTAGGTCATTAAAATTAAGCCCTGCTTCCTGAAGCGAGCAATTCATTTTTAGCACTAATCGAGAGTTTTTCAAGCTTGCTGGTTGCCTGACCAACTGTATAACCGTTTTTGCGTAAAATCCAGTAACAATGAGAGTTTAAGGCATTGCGATGAGCATCCGCGCTACTAAATACGAAAGTGCGATTCGTTCAATGTGAAAAGGGTTAAAACCTTAGACGGCTTCGATTTTCTAGGATGACATTTTAAAGTGCAAAGCAACGGAAAATTTAGATGTGTCCCCAGTTCGGACAATTTTAAAACATTCCGTAAGAAGGTAAAAGCTATCGTCAACTGCTCGAATTATGGTGCGTCGGAAAAAGCTAAGAAATTAGCCCCCCTAGTAAGAGGATGGAGAAATTATCACAAGTTCTGCAAGTTAGAAGAAAAATACGGCTCTCCCGTCCTTGGGGTGATAAGAAAAAGACATGGGTTCGTTATCTAGCTCAAAGATAGCGTCTAAAGTGGCTCGAATTTCTGGGGTCGCTTGAGGGAATAAATCTGTCAATTCTCCGATAGTTTCAACTGGTTTCATTACTTACTACCAGCGTGACCGGGGTCAATGACCCTTTTACGTGGGGACTGGGAGGAGAGATTCCCAGGGACTGTAACTGTTGAAAAAAGCTAATATTCGCCCATTATGAGCCAAAAAACTCGGCTTTCTGCCTAAAAAATACTTTCACGTCGCACGTCCTCCCTATTCTCCATCACACCAAAAGCTTTCTTAAAATGATCTGACCCCTCCGCGTTAAAGCCAATTGCCCACTAAGACAAAAGCCGCCCAATAAAAAGGATGCTCATATTGAGGCGATCTCAATAGTAAAAGTTGGGCCTGACGGAGTGCAGCCGCTTTAGTCATATTAGGTTGGTTTAATCTCTGATAAAACTGTGCCATTAACTCAGCCGTAGAGTCGTCCTGTACTGCCCAAAGAGTTGCTAAGGTACTACGTGCCCCAGATCTCACCGCTACCCCCGCCAGTCCTAAAGCCGCCCGTTTGTCACCCAATGCTGTTTGACAGGCACTCAAAATTAATAGTTCAAGCGGCTTTTGCTGATAGCGCTCTCGTTCTAGAAGTAATTGATCTAAATCTTTAACATTGATACGCTCATTCCAAGTTAACAAAAAGGTATTATCTGCCAAGGAAGAAAACCGACCGTGAGTTGCTAGGTGAACGATGGGAAATTGGCTGGATTCTATGGCTTGTTGTAGGCGTTTACGGGTAAAATCTTGATTTAAGAGGGTTTCATTGGCAACAAGTTCCCTAATGTCTTGAACTTCTTGTAGAACGCCAGGTAGAGCCGGAAATCCTTGCCGCGCTTCAGTTAATCCGCCAACTAACGTTTTTAATTTTTTCGCTGAAAGCAAGCCGGGTGAAAAAAGTTGTAAGCTAGGAGTGAAGGCAATGTTATATTTTTCAATTAAATACTGTTGACCATCATGAAGGGCAGCCATAGGCAAACCTCGCAGAATCCCATCAGGTACAAATACTAAAGTTTTAATGTTATTTTTTTCTAATTCGGCTTGTGCTGGACGGATTAACCAGTCGTAAAATTGTTGGTAGGGTTTGAGGGGTTCTGAGGTGGCAATAAACGGGTTTAAAGTGGCATATAAATCATCAAAAGTCGCCTCTATCTCGCCTGTTGGATTAGAACTGGTCAAGAATGATGTGGAATAGTAGCGTAGCGGCTGTTTAGCTACAGACAAAATCACAACGAGCCGCTCTGGTAAAATAATCGGATAGATGACAGCCGCCTTGAGGTCGATTTGGTCGGCAGAGATAGGTTTGCTTTCTAAACAAGCTTCCTGAAAAAAGTTGTTCAGTTCGGCTACCTGGAGGGCTTCAATAATATCACGAGCTTGTTTAAGGTCTTCGGGGGAAGGGTTGTCTGATTGTAATAATAAATTCACTAACTGCCGATAAAGCGGTTCTACATTGTCTCTAAAAGTAAACTGAATGTCTGCGTTAGTTGCGAGTAAATCTTTACGGAGAGATTGGAGGATTTCAAAGGCTGAGGTATAGCTAGACACAGCTTTTTTAGTGTTTCCCTGGAGTTGATAGAGGTGCCCCAGTTGCCAATACCAGAGGTAGGAAATTTCCGGAAATGTATAGCTAGAAATCTCTTGTAAAGCTTGTTCGCTAAACTGTTGAGCTTGGGTTAATTTACCGATGTGTTCATATATGGCCCCCAAATAGCCCAGGCAGTTGGCTTGTGCTTTTTTGTCTCCTAAAAGTTGAGCGATTTGATTGGCTTCTGTGACAATTTGATTAATATCTTGCCAAGAAGGAAGAAATGTGCTTTCTATAAATTCAGGGTTAAGAGCAATTTTTTCTTGAAAAGAACACTGCTGTAAAAGCGGGGATAAAGCGATTAATTTATCCTGAGTCTGTTGTGATTTTAAACAGATTAAATTTTGAGTCCATTTAAGACGGGCATCAACCGCTATTTTATTAGGAGGTAAAGCGGCAATATTTGATTGAATTTGAGATAATAAAGTGGGCAGTTCCGCCCCTTGTTGAGTCTGAATTAATAGGCTAATTAAATTTAGCTTTGCTTGTATTTTTATGGAGGGTGAGGTAAAGGATTGTACTTGACGATAACAGGCGGCTGCTTGCTGATAAAATTCGGCGGCTGTTAAGGGTTTTTCGCTGGGGATACAGGCGAGCGATTGATTGAAAATTATTGGTGGCTGTCTTGGGATTTGTTTTTGAATTTTTTCATTGCCCAAGGCACGAGCAGTATTGCCTAAACTCAGATATATAGCCGCAAGCTCTTGAGTGTCTCCGATTTGTTGGGCTAATTTTTCACTGGTTAATAATACGATTTGTGATTGTTCGGTTTTGCCTAAGACTCGTAAGACATTTCCCAGGCTACGTAAGCCGAGAATTTTTAGGTAAGTAATCGGCTTTTGTTGAAAAGTTTGTAAATTTTCTTGTGAAATATTACAGTCTTGGTTATCCAGTTTTAGCGCTTTTAATAAAGTCTCACAAGCTCTCGGATATAGTCCCCCTTCTTGCATGGCTTGGGCTTGGTTAATTTGACTTTTTATTACTCCTTCTGGGTTATTAAGGGTTTTATAACTATGGGCGGCTTGTTGCCATGTTTCTAGGGCTAGAGTCGGCTGTCCGGTGGCGAGTTGTAATTGTCCTTGAATGTCTAAAGTTTGCGCGTTGATTCGTTGTTGTTCAGGTGTTTTTTTTTCGGCAATTAAAAGGTTCAGGCTTTCATTAATGGTTTGATTGGCTTCTTTCCATTTTCCCAGTTGTTGATAGGTTAAAGACAGGTTACTTAAGGCCATTGCTTGATTGAGGGGATCTTTTTGGGCGGCAAAAGCGTTGACGGCTTGTTGCCAAAGGGTAGCAGATTTTTCAAAAGAGGCGGCTTGATAAAATTGAGCGGCTTGTTGTACTAGCTCTAGGGGGTTTTGAGTCGTTTGAGGGGGGGGAGTTGCTGGGGAAATTTGCGGCACCAGCAAGGGCATTGCTAGGGCGAGGATACAGGATAAAACTGCCAGCATAAACAAGCGGCTTCTGGGTTTTTTGTTGACCAGATTCCTGAATTGATGATGCTTTCTAGAATTTTGATTATCCACTTTGGTTTCGATTGTTTAAGAATCCCTTGAAATTTGGCTTAAATTGTGAATGTAACAGAATAATAATAGATTTAATTACTTGTTTGGGCAACTCTCGGATTTTGGGGGTAAGCGCTCGGGTTGGGTAATATTGGGATTGTATGCAGTGAGAATAACTTGGCCTTGGTCGTTGAAGACCCAACCTTGAGCAGGGACAACAGACTTTTGGTTAGTAGCAGAATGAGAATAATTTGGGGGTTGTTCTTGAGTGGAGAGGGTTGAAGTCGGTTCCACTAATCCCACTTGAACCGCAGAGGTGCTAAGGTCTTGATTGACACTGGGGGGTAAACTGCCTCGTCCGGTGATGGTAAATTGACTCTCTGTTCTTTTTTGACAGGGGTTTTGAGCAATTAAAACGTTAGGGTCGACGGGAGTTTCTGATAATTGGACGATGCCTCGGTTAGGGTCTGTATCTGGTAGGTTGAGGGTTACTGTGCCGCTAAAATCCGGGCCCAGAGCAGAGCGAGCGGTGATATCACTGTCTGCGCTGCGAAAGATTCCTTGAGTATTAATGGTTACTCTTCCGCCTCTAGCGTCTTCGGCATTGGCTGTGATGTCGCTATTTTCTAAGGCAGTTAAGACATCAGTATTAATGGTAATATTTCCGCCAGTGGCTTTTCCTGTCGCGTTGGTCGTAATTTCGCTCTGGTTACGCAAGATAATGTTCTGGGATTGAAGATTGATATTGCCTTCCCCTGACCTAGTTTCAGCAGTAAGAATCCCATGATTGAGGTCGATAGAAGAAGCATTGAGAAGAAGGTTGCCGGCAGCGCCTTCTCCTGTAGCACTGACGCTAACTTGTGCCCCATTTTGAATAGTTAATTGTTCAGTGTTGATTAATAAATTTCCCCCCGCTTTGGGACTTTCACTTTTAGCAAGCAAACCACTGTCAGAACCACTGACAAGCACTAAATTTGAGGCGTTGATATTTATCGTTCCTGCTTGACCGGTACTTCCCTTATCGGCAACGACGGATATCACTCCCCCATCAAAAATGGTCAAGCGTTGGGTGTTGATGCGGATGATGCCACCGTTGCCTGTTGCCTCAACATTTGCTGTGTAGGCAAATATACCACTGGCAATGACTTGAGTCACGAATACTCCCAGGCCACTAATTTCTACAGACTTAGAAGCATCTATACTAATCGTTCCTCCATTCCCTGAACCATTGGTTGAGCTTGATAATAAACCCCCGTTTCGCAGGATTAACCTCTGGGTCTGAATTTTTAAGTCTCCTGCATCACCACCGGCAAAAGTTTTAGTGAGTAAGCCATTGTAGTAGTACCCTCCGTCGACCTCCACAGATTCAGTGGCGTTTACGCTCAAATTCCCTCCACGTCCATCACTTTCAGTAGCTGTGTCTATAAAAGCACCGTTATTGCTAACTAATAACCGTCTGGTGTTGATCATGATGTTAGCAGATGCTCCTGCGGCAAATGCTCTTGTTCTTATATTGCTATCTTCAGTTACAGCGACTAAATCAGAGGCAATGAGACTTATATTGCCACCTGGGTCTTCTCCAAAATTAAAGTTTAGTAATTCCGAATTACCGGTAAGGGTGATCTGTTTGCCCCTTAAAAGAATTTCTCCATTACCTTGATAAAGGAATGTCTTAACTGTAGAGTTTTGAGACAGTTGAATATTTTGAAAGTTTTGCACGTTATTGTAATCTAACGCCCAACCTGTAGAGATAGGGATTAAGCCGACTACAGCCGGCGCAGAAATGCTTCCTAGTTCAATTCTTCCTCCTAGAACTGTTAAATTCCCTCCCTCTAGAAATATGTCGCCACCAACAAGAGCTAAAGTGTTGCCGGAGGAGACTTGAAGTCCAAACCCATCGTTAACGTTGGATTGATTGATAATATTTGCGGCTTTTTCTCTAAATTGCAGACCAATGGGAATACTAACACTTAGCAGGGGTGGGGCTTGAAGATCGGTGGCACTAAAAATGTTACCATCAGCAAAATTAATCTGACTCGCTGTACTGGCAATAAAAGATCCCCCAACATTTAACTGAGCATTGGGCCCAAAAATAATCCCGTTAGGATTCAAGAGGAATAAGTTAGCACTTCCTTGGGTTTGAATTAAACCGTCAATATGAGAAATAGATTTACCTGTAACTCGATTAATTATATTTTGAACACTGATAGCATTGTCAAAAATAGCTGAACCCCCTGTAGGGATAGAAAACTTATCAAAGCTATGAAAGAGATTCTTTCCGGCTTGAGTGCCTCCAGTAATCATAAAATTTAGGTGATCTGAGCTAGTTACTTGAGTGGACACTGTTCCATCTGAGGTAATTTGTGCCTGAACTAAGTCAGTCTTAGCGAAATAATCAAAAAAAAGTCCCCCTGTCAAAAACAGGGTGAAACCTAATTGTAAGTAGGGCGGCTTAATGGGTATCATAAGCTGTCACGCATTTAACAGAAATATAGTCATATATTAGGGCCCACATTGTACGCATAGTCCTCCGGATCTCTCTCCTGGTTTTCTTGTGGGCGTTGTACACTCTCCGCATATTCCTGCTGTCTTTGGTTTAATGGCCAGTGCTATTATTGCCGCTTCTGCCTCTTCTCGCAATTTTTCGGCTTCTGCTGTTTTTCCCTGCTGTTCTAGAATCTCTGCCAACTCGGTCTTGGCTATAATTAGAACATGGATATGTTGCTTTAACTTTACTTCCTCAATTGCCTGTTGATACAAAGCCTGTGCAGTTACTGTATTGCCCTCGCTTTTAAAGGCTTGAGCTTGGTTTAAAATGGCTATGGGGTCATCTGGAGCATTTTGGGCAGAGGCAACCCCAGGTGCAATAACAATAATGGATAAAGCCAATAAAAATACTAAAACAAGTGAACAAGCAGATTTGATTATAGATTTTTCTTTCATGAGTTTAATTCCTTC is from Gloeothece verrucosa PCC 7822 and encodes:
- a CDS encoding DUF6883 domain-containing protein — encoded protein: MFQRHLGFTRENYETLLEQISTQVLEAEAIVGISDEHGQRYQVDLEIKGIKPGMQEIVRTAWIVQPDSDIAKLVSLYVRKRS
- a CDS encoding CHAT domain-containing protein, encoding MDNQNSRKHHQFRNLVNKKPRSRLFMLAVLSCILALAMPLLVPQISPATPPPQTTQNPLELVQQAAQFYQAASFEKSATLWQQAVNAFAAQKDPLNQAMALSNLSLTYQQLGKWKEANQTINESLNLLIAEKKTPEQQRINAQTLDIQGQLQLATGQPTLALETWQQAAHSYKTLNNPEGVIKSQINQAQAMQEGGLYPRACETLLKALKLDNQDCNISQENLQTFQQKPITYLKILGLRSLGNVLRVLGKTEQSQIVLLTSEKLAQQIGDTQELAAIYLSLGNTARALGNEKIQKQIPRQPPIIFNQSLACIPSEKPLTAAEFYQQAAACYRQVQSFTSPSIKIQAKLNLISLLIQTQQGAELPTLLSQIQSNIAALPPNKIAVDARLKWTQNLICLKSQQTQDKLIALSPLLQQCSFQEKIALNPEFIESTFLPSWQDINQIVTEANQIAQLLGDKKAQANCLGYLGAIYEHIGKLTQAQQFSEQALQEISSYTFPEISYLWYWQLGHLYQLQGNTKKAVSSYTSAFEILQSLRKDLLATNADIQFTFRDNVEPLYRQLVNLLLQSDNPSPEDLKQARDIIEALQVAELNNFFQEACLESKPISADQIDLKAAVIYPIILPERLVVILSVAKQPLRYYSTSFLTSSNPTGEIEATFDDLYATLNPFIATSEPLKPYQQFYDWLIRPAQAELEKNNIKTLVFVPDGILRGLPMAALHDGQQYLIEKYNIAFTPSLQLFSPGLLSAKKLKTLVGGLTEARQGFPALPGVLQEVQDIRELVANETLLNQDFTRKRLQQAIESSQFPIVHLATHGRFSSLADNTFLLTWNERINVKDLDQLLLERERYQQKPLELLILSACQTALGDKRAALGLAGVAVRSGARSTLATLWAVQDDSTAELMAQFYQRLNQPNMTKAAALRQAQLLLLRSPQYEHPFYWAAFVLVGNWL
- a CDS encoding DUF4926 domain-containing protein, which translates into the protein MIEPELFDVIELLRDLPDYQLKAGQQGAIVECYENGKFEVEFSDSDGETLALCPLSSEQFIVVWKAKTKQWLSLAEKVASVVFHLSDEHRREVLDFARFLYQR
- a CDS encoding filamentous hemagglutinin N-terminal domain-containing protein, with amino-acid sequence MIPIKPPYLQLGFTLFLTGGLFFDYFAKTDLVQAQITSDGTVSTQVTSSDHLNFMITGGTQAGKNLFHSFDKFSIPTGGSAIFDNAISVQNIINRVTGKSISHIDGLIQTQGSANLFLLNPNGIIFGPNAQLNVGGSFIASTASQINFADGNIFSATDLQAPPLLSVSIPIGLQFREKAANIINQSNVNDGFGLQVSSGNTLALVGGDIFLEGGNLTVLGGRIELGSISAPAVVGLIPISTGWALDYNNVQNFQNIQLSQNSTVKTFLYQGNGEILLRGKQITLTGNSELLNFNFGEDPGGNISLIASDLVAVTEDSNIRTRAFAAGASANIMINTRRLLVSNNGAFIDTATESDGRGGNLSVNATESVEVDGGYYYNGLLTKTFAGGDAGDLKIQTQRLILRNGGLLSSSTNGSGNGGTISIDASKSVEISGLGVFVTQVIASGIFAYTANVEATGNGGIIRINTQRLTIFDGGVISVVADKGSTGQAGTININASNLVLVSGSDSGLLAKSESPKAGGNLLINTEQLTIQNGAQVSVSATGEGAAGNLLLNASSIDLNHGILTAETRSGEGNINLQSQNIILRNQSEITTNATGKATGGNITINTDVLTALENSDITANAEDARGGRVTINTQGIFRSADSDITARSALGPDFSGTVTLNLPDTDPNRGIVQLSETPVDPNVLIAQNPCQKRTESQFTITGRGSLPPSVNQDLSTSAVQVGLVEPTSTLSTQEQPPNYSHSATNQKSVVPAQGWVFNDQGQVILTAYNPNITQPERLPPKSESCPNK